Within the Populus trichocarpa isolate Nisqually-1 chromosome 14, P.trichocarpa_v4.1, whole genome shotgun sequence genome, the region taaaacatgtgtcaataattgagaattttttatggTACTAGGTTGAAatccaaataatttttcatggttaatatgagagaaaaaagagggaTGGTCGATGCAGTCGTTTGGGCTGCTGGGCCAAACAGGCTgcttaattaatatgtttttgtttaggTGGACCATCAGCTGGGGAGGACCGTGCTGTGGTGGTGTACCAGGCCGAGTTCGGGGCTTGCATAAGGCGGAGCTGCCTGGACTAAAAGATGAGCTACGTTTCTCAAAACATGTGTTCTGTTCTAGTCTACTTGGTAAGTGTAATATTTCCTTTCAACTCggcaattattttttgtttcgttTCTCAAAGCTTTTGCTTCAATTTCGTAACAAAATCACAATGTTGACTTCagttttttgtattaaatatttatttagaagTACAAAATCCATGATAAGAACATGGtgctaaaataataaaagtacattattgataacaaatgataaaattgtattattttttttaaattgaagggTAGGAAAATcattaaactacaaaaaaagaCAAGTAATAGTTTGGTTATTACAAATTAACCCATTAAACCTACAACCCAGCTTATAGACTCAATTGgattcaaagatttttttatcaaaaattttGTATCAATTGttttaacctaaatataaaatagcaaaacaaatacaaaataaaacttaaaaggaGCCTAAGCaggcatttaaaaataaacaacccAACCCACACCTATAggcatgtctttttttttcttttttactttcttatcatgttgtctgtttttttttttttaaaaaaaaaatcgatgaaatatcatcaataaaaatagacaacatgtcatctgCTTTTGCAGAATTTGGTGAACAAAGGTCGTTGGAAAATCAGGACTTCAATTTTTGtcttaaaaactcatttttcaacatatttttgaccaaaaacacctagaaaacactCAAAACATCTTGATAAACATATCCATgtcctcaaaaaaaaaaaaaaaacagcttaaaaaaccaaaatcaactcaaacccAAAAACATTTCCACAACCAAATCTACCTTCTCAAACAAGAAGTAAAATAAACACCAGGTACAACTACCCTTATGAAATGAAACCCATTGATATCGATTTCAATCTTTTTGATGGccaaaatcatcatcaacaatcattttctctttctaaacTAGAATCTAGCGTCCTctcttttctaacaaaaaaaactgaaaaaataaaagaaatgaactttcataacaaaatttaattttagacaACTACAGAGACCAATCACCAATAAACCTAAAACGATGagggatgaaaataaattttttatatgaaattcaaAACCACCGCCTATTTTACCCATTAGTTTCACTTTCATCCTCTAACTTTCAATCCAacccttccaaaaaaaaatatgtaattggaATTTGCACTCAAAATGACcaaattatatcaaaaacaagtttacggatcaaattgaaaattttaactatTACAATCCATAGTGATTTGTGTGAGGATGAATAGTATTGGCAGCTAAAGTGTTTTCCCCGCATTGATTAGTTTCCATAGATGAAGTCTCTAGCCTCCACTACTTACAGCAAATCACTGGGACTCCACGAGCTGCCCCTCCTACAAAGATGCATGCAACAACACTCGAAACTAACAGCAAATCATTCATTCGATTTAATATCTATAACCTTCTATAGCACTGGGTTTCAATATTCAAGTTACTATCTATAAATGTCATAAAACTTCCTCTGCAATCTAGTCACTACGTACCTTAGCCAACAGTAAACGAAAACAGATCACTGATATGCATCcattaaacataaattttattccaATAACAAAACCACTATTGCCACCAGGCATTTCATTTTGAGCTGCACAATAAGTTAGACAAATTCCTTCACACGAAAAATTAGGATCCACCATAGCCATTGCTCCATCTATATCCCTCTGTCTCAGAGTTCTTTCTTTTAAACCTGTTGCAgaatagaggaaaaaaattaatgaatatttaGCCATGAAGGAAACTGCATTCTTCAAAATCTCAAAGCAAACATTATATTTATCTCATAGAAAAGACATGCACAGCAAGTTCTGTTTCACTCAAAGTTTATATTGACAGGATTGAGGAAGTTGCATTTCAAAATATGTGCCATGTTAATGAGTCTTGGATCTCTCATTCGTTGTTTTAACAGTATTTTATTGGGAATGCCCTCATCAATTTGCATCTGGAGCACCATTATTATGCTTTTGAAACCTTTCATCTTGAGGTGAAGGTACATATGCATGTTTGTGGATCTGAACATCTGTACAAATATATATTGCATCCCTCCCCTGTTACTTCCTTCCGACTTTACTGGCCACTAAAGGAAATAAAGCAACGCAGCAAACTTACATAAACAGCAATTGAATGCGAGCATCAAAATCAACTGGTTGCTGGGAGGAACACTCTAATAAGTTCTTTATTGGTGACCCTTTTCCTACAAGTAGGACATTTAGCCTGTCTTTTGATTGCGTCTGCAATGCAAGTCTTACAGAAAATGTGTCCGCATTTTGTTGACATCTCCTCAACCAATGGACACAAGCAAATTGGACAGTTGAAGGTTGGCTCCTTTGGCGGCAGGGTCTGCACATTCTCCCTCTAGCAACAAAGTAAAACACTGATCATCagtttcaaaaacataaatcaaaacatGGATGCCTTGAACATGCCCATGCATGAACATCAACACGGACAAAAATACAGAGATCTCTGATCATCATTCCAAAATTAGTCTTTATATATCCATTGTAACTCTAAAATCAtgtataagaaaacaaaattacgaATATTAAAAGGTATGCAAAGACCAGAGTACCTAGAATAATCTCCTACCGTGAATGCAAAGTTAATTAGGCACCTAAAAGCAATCCAGAAGTGCACAAGGATAACATTTACAGATCAAATTCCAATCATGCAGAGCCATTAATGTGTacttaagattattaaaaaggGTTTTGAGTTCTGCAAAATTACATCCTAGTTGCAATAACTTTAATGCAACAACTCAATCATTTATCAACAGCATGGCAAGGAATAAATAGCAATGGGAACTATAGGAGCAGCTACGAAAACACAAGTAGCATTAGAGTTGCAGGTATTACCATAgacctgctgctgctgctgctgccgcctTCCAAATTGATGTAAAGATCACAATTGATAATCGTTTGGTTTGGTGGAACTCTTCTACGCTTGTTGAGGTTATTGTGAGACAATCTACTTGTTCGCCCTACAGTTAACACAAATAAGAAGAGAGAGATGTGATGGGCATACACACTTGAGAAGACAAGGTAATAAGTACATATATATCCTCAGAGAACAGGAGAAACACACTAACATTATATAATCAATATCATTGCAAACAGGATGCTAGACAAAGCAATAAGACAGCAATTCCATTTAGCACAAGATACCATAGGCAAAGAAAATAGTTTATCACCTGACTCTACATCAACAACGACAGCCCTTCCACGAGCTCTTCGAGAATTGTTCTTAGCCTAGAATGGAATAggaaaagataataaataaagaagtttCTCAACACAAAAGAACACTTCAAAattgagaagagagaaagagaatgtACCTCGGCAAACGCTGTGGGTGACGATTCAATGACATCATCATCGAACACATCAACATCAATAGTAGGAGGTGGCAAGGACTGTCCTTGTTGGCTTGCTTGCACTCCTTGAGGTTCAGTTCGGCTTGAAGTCCCTTCATCACCCCTCCCTTCAGTAGGAGGGGCGTTTAAGTCCAGCACTGTCTTCCTTCGCCGATACCCCCTTAAAGGAGGACTCTTCACCCCCTGAGTCTGAGTGCTCATGCTCAATCAACAAGCTTCATACAAAAGTCCTGCAACCTcgataaactaaaaaattcaaaaatgaaactggaaaagaaaaataaggggACAAcagatttatttaaaatgttaatcCAATCTTAAATTGCCCAGTATAGAAGAATTAACTTGATCAAATTGGTATACATTATCAACATTTATAGACTTCAAATTCCAATTCAactctcaaatttaatttaatttaatttaagcaCTATCTCTCACATTACAATAAAAGTTGACAACAGCAACTAAAAACAATGAAACGAAATCGAAAGCAAATACTGCAAAAGAATTCTATGAAAAGAA harbors:
- the LOC7463430 gene encoding uncharacterized protein LOC7463430, with amino-acid sequence MSTQTQGVKSPPLRGYRRRKTVLDLNAPPTEGRGDEGTSSRTEPQGVQASQQGQSLPPPTIDVDVFDDDVIESSPTAFAEAKNNSRRARGRAVVVDVESGRTSRLSHNNLNKRRRVPPNQTIINCDLYINLEGGSSSSSRSMRENVQTLPPKEPTFNCPICLCPLVEEMSTKCGHIFCKTCIADAIKRQAKCPTCRKRVTNKELIRVFLPATS